One Cucurbita pepo subsp. pepo cultivar mu-cu-16 chromosome LG09, ASM280686v2, whole genome shotgun sequence DNA window includes the following coding sequences:
- the LOC111802728 gene encoding 40S ribosomal protein S14-2-like, protein MSGSRRKTREPKEETVTLGPAVREGEHVFGVAHIFASFNDTFIHVTDLSGRETLVRITGGMKVKADRDESSPYAAMLAAQDVSQRCKELGITALHIKLRATGGNKTKTPGPGAQSALRALARSGMRIGRIEDVTPIPTDSTRRKGGRRGRRL, encoded by the exons ATG TCTGGCTCAAGGAGGAAGACCAGGGAACCCAAGGAAGAAACTGTGACACTTGGCCCTGCCGTTAGGGAAGGCGAGCATGTTTTTGGTGTTGCTCACATTTTTGCCTCATTCAATGATACATTCATT CATGTGACTGATCTTTCTGGGAGGGAAACCCTTGTCCGCATCACAG GTGGGATGAAGGTGAAAGCCGACAGGGATGAGTCCTCTCCATATGCAGCTATGCTTGCAGCACAAGATGTTTCTCAGAGATGCAAG GAACTTGGCATTACCGCTCTTCATATTAAACTCCGTGCCACCGGAGGAAACAAGACTAAAACACCTGGCCCAGGTGCCCAGTCTGCACTTCGTGCTCTTGCTCGTTCTGGAATGAGGATTGGTCGTATTG AGGATGTGACTCCAATTCCAACAGACAGCACTCGCAGAAAGggtggaagaagaggaagaaggctGTAA